In Hippocampus zosterae strain Florida chromosome 3, ASM2543408v3, whole genome shotgun sequence, a genomic segment contains:
- the zwilch gene encoding protein zwilch homolog isoform X2, translating to MATKVLSSVKEFFNTLRNLQEDESNHCYTYEDEIQILKKAGDRIAALNLLDYEDQEVFICEKALPKLKDSDDESTLATSICTDDNLLTALQIELTPQPLTITKARQMLSWYTLSQNVNVHAVDDPTLRPLWVRCDMSDPARTTWFGAEGVCVANKMSGVKLYSVTCKGPVNKSALITLDELKREHKKRHQPSTMAIKGSAQFNVFGSIVVEGTKIESQSSVTVDFKWSHVESVLETPPLSSTATLNIKVATGDMRSPMFEMFRELQFLQVLADGLRTGGVEWLDPLESKSAVDLTTEYLEELQRLTMSQQAQGSKPPQKDPETDPALFHSFLVRGDLDFVEQLWVRLRKSVVCYQDVKDSLKLVIEALTYGYIKPWIHRDNSSSLCKLILQSYHQKIEHVSLTGLTPIQMLLEMGLDKMRKDYFNYLVGEELTTPNNLSYYLNTEVDLQEQVIRLRKLHHLLEVVVTCRTFLDLPYDRLFLLTQLCLQHYKTSPYNEAHEFQLQIKPALITNFYQSEHPVVWGVEVSSGQGPHMVKTSLQVSDRPLVDHVNFETVGDDSTEPVCFSTLVCCSLVNFA from the exons ATGGCCACCAAGGTTTTATCAAGTGTGAAAGAGTTTTTTAATACACTCAG AAATCTTCAAGAAGATGAAAGCAATCACTGTTACACTTATGAG GATGAGATCCAAATATTGAAGAAGGCTGGAGATAGAATTGCCGCTCTGAATTTATTGGACTACGAGGACCAGGAAGTCTTCATTTGTGAAAAAGCC CTTCCTAAATTAAAAGATTCTGATGACGAGTCAACGCTTGCGACATCAATCTGCACAGACGACAATTTGTTAACCGCCCTTCAAATAGAACTGACACCACAGCCTCTCACCATCACAAAAGCAAG gcAGATGCTGTCCTGGTACACGTTATCTCAAAATGTCAACGTTCATGCTGTGGATGATCCTACCCTACGGCCTCTGTGGGTACGATGTGACATGTCGGATCCAGCTCGTACAACCTGGTTTGGAGCTGAAGGTGTCTGTGTGGCCAATAAAATGTCTGGTGTTAAATTATACTCTGTTACATGCAAAG GCCCTGTGAACAAAAGTGCACTCATAACTTTAGACGAGTTGAAACGAGAGCACAAGAAAAGGCACCAACCATCCACG ATGGCAATTAAAGGAAGCGCACAGTTCAACGTGTTTGGCTCCATTGTGGTTGAAGGCACAAAAATTGAATCACAAAGCAGCGTGACAGTGGATTTTAAGTGGAGCCATGTTGAGAGTGTCCTCGAGACACCCCCGCTGTCCTCCACAGCTACACTA AATATTAAAGTTGCCACAGGAGACATGAGGAGCCCCATGTTTGAGATGTTCAGGGAGCTGCAGTTTCTTCAG GTTCTTGCTGATGGTTTAAGAACTGGTGGGGTAGAGTGGTTGGATCCTTTGGAAAGCAAGTCAGCAGTGGATCTGACTACGGAGTACCTTGaag agcTACAGAGACTCACCATGTCACAACAGGCGCAGGGTTCAAAACCACCACAG AAAGACCCTGAAACCGACCCTGCGCTTTTTCACTCTTTCCTGGTGCGAGGTGATTTGGATTTTGTGGAGCAGCTATGGGTTCGCCTGAGAAAGA gTGTTGTGTGCTATCAAGATGTTAAAGACAGCCTCAAATTGGTCATCGAGGCCCTGACTTACGGCTACATCAAGCCGTGG ATTCACAGAGACAATAGCAGCTCTCTCTGCAAGCTCATCCTGCAGTCTTACCACCAGAAGATCGAGCATGTGTCGCTTACAGGCCTCACACCTATCCAAATGTTGTTAGAAATGGGCCTTGACAAGATGAGGAAAGATTACTTCAACTACCTCGTTG GGGAAGAATTGACAACTCCAAACAACTTG AGTTATTACCTGAACACAGAGGTGGATCTCCAGGAGCAGGTTATCCGACTGAGGAAACTGCACCATCTCCTGGAAGTAGTTGTGACCTGCAGAACATTCTTAGATTTGCCCTATGACAGACTCTTCCTCCTTACACA GTTGTGTTTGCAGCACTACAAAACTTCCCCCTATAATGAGGCACATGAGTTCCAACTGCAAATCAAACCGGCATTGATCACTAATTTCTACCAGAG TGAGCATCCAGTTGTGTGGGGAGTGGAAGTGTCCAGTGGGCAAGGGCCTCACATGGTCAAGACATCCTTACAGGTCAGCGACAGACCACTGGTTGACCACGTCAACTTTGAAACCG TGGGCGACGATAGCACAGAGCCTGTCTGCTTCTCCACCTTGGTGTGCTGCAGCCTTGTCAACTTTGCCTGA
- the snapc5 gene encoding snRNA-activating protein complex subunit 5: MHSRLQELKKEEETLLKIKVMLQDQLNRLKFEEGALKSIIRAQTEEGAPECPSPEIEDINLDDENKINCTKLLLNTAADYDMEEEEEEDEDEEEEEEEENEEENEDDDNEFGFVPDGNDDEEDDDDY; encoded by the exons ATGCACAGCCGCCTACAGGAGTTGAAAAAGGAAGAGGAGACTCTCctcaaaatcaaagtcatgctacAAGACCAGCTGAACAGGTTAAAG TTTGAAGAAGGTGCTTTGAAATCAATCATAAGAGCTCAAACTGAGGAAGGAGCACCTGAATGCCCATCTCCCGAAATTGAG gacatcaacctcgACGATGAAAATAAGATAAACTGCACCAAGCTTCTGCTGAACACCGCTGCTGATTATGatatggaggaggaagaggaagaagatgaggatgaagaagaagaagaagaggaggagaatgAAGAGGAGAATGAAGACGATGACAATGAGTTTGGGTTTGTGCCCGACGGgaatgatgatgaagaagatgaCGATGATTACTGA
- the lctlb gene encoding lactase-like b isoform X3, with translation MWSGCAPGVCHVLVLVLCVSATEDFDWTKNEHGSFYYGTFPAGFSWGAGSSAYQTEGAWDKDGKGLSIWDVFSHKRGKIQQNDTGDSSCEGYYKVKDDVSLMRELKLNHYRFSISWPRLIPTGIKSDHINERGIQYYNDLIDHLLGSKITPIVTLYHWDLPQVLQERYGGWQNISMVNHFNDFANLCFERFGNRVKYWITFSNPWSVAVEGYETGEHAPGLRTRGTGAYRAAHHIIKAHAKVWHTYDTQWRSKQNGLVGISLTADWGEPVDISNQKDIEAAERYVQFSLGWFATPVFHGDYPQVMKDFIGKKSVQQGLGASRLPTFTPQEKSYVKGTCDFLGISHFTTRYITQKNNPPGRSTSSFFMDRDLAELVDPQWPDPGSEWLYSVPWGFRRMLNFVKTQYGNPMIYVTENGVSEKMQCTELCDVWRIQYFKDYINEMLKALRDGVNVKGYTAWSLLDKFEWDEGFSERFGLYYVDFRNKHKPRYPKASVQFYKRIISSNGFPNQREVENWRRKAMETCSSSNQLLAAARRKATDHAEKPRVWPVHDEV, from the exons ATGTGGTCTGGCTGTGCCCCCGGTGTGTGCCATGTGCTTGTGTTGgtgctgtgtgtgtctgcgaCTGAGGACTTCGACTGGACAAAGAACGAACACGGCTCCTTCTATTATGGCACTTTTCCAGCTG GATTTTCGTGGGGTGCCGGCAGTTCAGCCTATCAAACAGAGGGAGCCTGGGATAAGGATGGAAAAGGCCTGAGCATCTGGGACGTGTTCAGTCACAAAAGGGgcaaaattcaacaaaatgacaCGGGGGATTCCTCCTGTGAGGGTTATTATAAAGTCAAG GATGACGTGTCACTGATGAGAGAGCTCAAACTGAACCACTATCGCTTTTCCATCTCTTGGCCTCGACTCATTCCCACGGGCATCAAGT CTGATCATATCAACGAAAGAGGAATTCAGTACTACAACGATCTGATTGATCACCTGCTGGGCAGCAAGATCACTCCCATTGTAACTTTGTATCACTGGGATCTCCCGCAG GTCTTGCAAGAGCGATATGGCGGATGGCAGAATATAAGCATGGTCAACCATTTCAATGACTTTGCCAACCTGTGCTTTGAAAGATTCGGCAACCGAGTCAAGTATTGGATTACATTCAGCAATCCATGG TCTGTTGCGGTGGAAGGCTATGAAACAGGTGAGCATGCCCCAGGACTGAGGACGAGAGGAACTGGAGCATATCGAGCTGCCCATCACATTATTAAG GCTCATGCCAAAGTTTGGCACACCTACGATACGCAGTGGAGGTCGAAACAAAATG GTCTTGTGGGCATCTCCCTGACAGCAGACTGGGGAGAGCCCGTAGACATCAGCAACCAGAAGGACATCGAAGCAGCCGAGAGATACGTGCAGTTCTCCCTCGGCTGGTTTGCAACGCCCGTCTTTCACGGAGACTACCCTCAAGTGATGAAAGACTTCATTGGCAA GAAGAGTGTCCAGCAGGGTCTCGGGGCATCTCGCCTGCCCACATTCACTCCCCAGGAGAAGAGCTACGTCAAGGGTACTTGTGACTTCCTGGGCATCAGTCACTTCACTACACGCTACATCACCCAGAAGAATAATCCACCGGGCCGCAGCACCAGCAGCTTCTTCATGGACCGTGACTTGGCCGAGCTGGTTGACCCCCAGTGGCCTGACCCTGGTTCGGAGTGGCTTTACTCTGTGCCGTGGGGGTTCCGACGCATGCTCAACTTTGTTAAG acTCAATATGGAAACCCAATGATTTATGTGACCGAGAATGGAGTATCCGAGAAGATGCAATGCACAGAGCTGTGTGATGTCTGGAGGATACAGTACTTTAAAGACTACATCAACGAGATGCTAAAAG CGCTCAGAGATGGCGTGAATGTCAAAGGTTACACCGCCTGGTCCCTGCTGGACAAGTTTGAGTGGGATGAAGGCTTCAGTGAGAGATTTGGATTGTATTACGTGGACTTCAGGAACAAGCACAAGCCTCGCTATCCTAAAGCTTCCGTTCAGTTTTACAAGCGCATCATCAGCTCCAATGGATTTCCCAATCAGAGAGAG GTTGAGAACTGGAGGAGGAAGGCGATGGAGACCTGCTCATCAAGTAACCAGCTCCTGGCTGCAG CTAGAAGAAAGGCAACGGATCATGCCGAAAAGCCAAGGGTTTGGCCTGTGCATGATGAAGTTTAG
- the lctlb gene encoding lactase-like b isoform X1 — MWSGCAPGVCHVLVLVLCVSATEDFDWTKNEHGSFYYGTFPAGFSWGAGSSAYQTEGAWDKDGKGLSIWDVFSHKRGKIQQNDTGDSSCEGYYKVKDDVSLMRELKLNHYRFSISWPRLIPTGIKSDHINERGIQYYNDLIDHLLGSKITPIVTLYHWDLPQVLQERYGGWQNISMVNHFNDFANLCFERFGNRVKYWITFSNPWSVAVEGYETGEHAPGLRTRGTGAYRAAHHIIKAHAKVWHTYDTQWRSKQNGLVGISLTADWGEPVDISNQKDIEAAERYVQFSLGWFATPVFHGDYPQVMKDFIGKKSVQQGLGASRLPTFTPQEKSYVKGTCDFLGISHFTTRYITQKNNPPGRSTSSFFMDRDLAELVDPQWPDPGSEWLYSVPWGFRRMLNFVKTQYGNPMIYVTENGVSEKMQCTELCDVWRIQYFKDYINEMLKALRDGVNVKGYTAWSLLDKFEWDEGFSERFGLYYVDFRNKHKPRYPKASVQFYKRIISSNGFPNQREVENWRRKAMETCSSSNQLLAAEDQRSTAANILRLIHDPLTSHMEMVTEIVVPTVCTLSILLSAIFLMFLLQRRN, encoded by the exons ATGTGGTCTGGCTGTGCCCCCGGTGTGTGCCATGTGCTTGTGTTGgtgctgtgtgtgtctgcgaCTGAGGACTTCGACTGGACAAAGAACGAACACGGCTCCTTCTATTATGGCACTTTTCCAGCTG GATTTTCGTGGGGTGCCGGCAGTTCAGCCTATCAAACAGAGGGAGCCTGGGATAAGGATGGAAAAGGCCTGAGCATCTGGGACGTGTTCAGTCACAAAAGGGgcaaaattcaacaaaatgacaCGGGGGATTCCTCCTGTGAGGGTTATTATAAAGTCAAG GATGACGTGTCACTGATGAGAGAGCTCAAACTGAACCACTATCGCTTTTCCATCTCTTGGCCTCGACTCATTCCCACGGGCATCAAGT CTGATCATATCAACGAAAGAGGAATTCAGTACTACAACGATCTGATTGATCACCTGCTGGGCAGCAAGATCACTCCCATTGTAACTTTGTATCACTGGGATCTCCCGCAG GTCTTGCAAGAGCGATATGGCGGATGGCAGAATATAAGCATGGTCAACCATTTCAATGACTTTGCCAACCTGTGCTTTGAAAGATTCGGCAACCGAGTCAAGTATTGGATTACATTCAGCAATCCATGG TCTGTTGCGGTGGAAGGCTATGAAACAGGTGAGCATGCCCCAGGACTGAGGACGAGAGGAACTGGAGCATATCGAGCTGCCCATCACATTATTAAG GCTCATGCCAAAGTTTGGCACACCTACGATACGCAGTGGAGGTCGAAACAAAATG GTCTTGTGGGCATCTCCCTGACAGCAGACTGGGGAGAGCCCGTAGACATCAGCAACCAGAAGGACATCGAAGCAGCCGAGAGATACGTGCAGTTCTCCCTCGGCTGGTTTGCAACGCCCGTCTTTCACGGAGACTACCCTCAAGTGATGAAAGACTTCATTGGCAA GAAGAGTGTCCAGCAGGGTCTCGGGGCATCTCGCCTGCCCACATTCACTCCCCAGGAGAAGAGCTACGTCAAGGGTACTTGTGACTTCCTGGGCATCAGTCACTTCACTACACGCTACATCACCCAGAAGAATAATCCACCGGGCCGCAGCACCAGCAGCTTCTTCATGGACCGTGACTTGGCCGAGCTGGTTGACCCCCAGTGGCCTGACCCTGGTTCGGAGTGGCTTTACTCTGTGCCGTGGGGGTTCCGACGCATGCTCAACTTTGTTAAG acTCAATATGGAAACCCAATGATTTATGTGACCGAGAATGGAGTATCCGAGAAGATGCAATGCACAGAGCTGTGTGATGTCTGGAGGATACAGTACTTTAAAGACTACATCAACGAGATGCTAAAAG CGCTCAGAGATGGCGTGAATGTCAAAGGTTACACCGCCTGGTCCCTGCTGGACAAGTTTGAGTGGGATGAAGGCTTCAGTGAGAGATTTGGATTGTATTACGTGGACTTCAGGAACAAGCACAAGCCTCGCTATCCTAAAGCTTCCGTTCAGTTTTACAAGCGCATCATCAGCTCCAATGGATTTCCCAATCAGAGAGAG GTTGAGAACTGGAGGAGGAAGGCGATGGAGACCTGCTCATCAAGTAACCAGCTCCTGGCTGCAG agGATCAGCGGAGTACTGCTGCCAATATTCTAAGACTTATACATG ACCCGCTGACCAGCCACATGGAGATGGTAACTGAGATTGTTGTTCCGACTGTCTGCACGCTCTCCATTTTACTGAGTGCCATCTTCCTCATGTTCCTGCTCCAGAGGCGCAACTAA
- the zwilch gene encoding protein zwilch homolog isoform X1, with amino-acid sequence MATKVLSSVKEFFNTLRNLQEDESNHCYTYEDEIQILKKAGDRIAALNLLDYEDQEVFICEKALPKLKDSDDESTLATSICTDDNLLTALQIELTPQPLTITKARQMLSWYTLSQNVNVHAVDDPTLRPLWVRCDMSDPARTTWFGAEGVCVANKMSGVKLYSVTCKGPVNKSALITLDELKREHKKRHQPSTMAIKGSAQFNVFGSIVVEGTKIESQSSVTVDFKWSHVESVLETPPLSSTATLNIKVATGDMRSPMFEMFRELQFLQVLADGLRTGGVEWLDPLESKSAVDLTTEYLEELQRLTMSQQAQGSKPPQKDPETDPALFHSFLVRGDLDFVEQLWVRLRKSVVCYQDVKDSLKLVIEALTYGYIKPWIHRDNSSSLCKLILQSYHQKIEHVSLTGLTPIQMLLEMGLDKMRKDYFNYLVGEELTTPNNLSYYLNTEVDLQEQVIRLRKLHHLLEVVVTCRTFLDLPYDRLFLLTQLCLQHYKTSPYNEAHEFQLQIKPALITNFYQSEHPVVWGVEVSSGQGPHMVKTSLQVSDRPLVDHVNFETANETVGDDSTEPVCFSTLVCCSLVNFA; translated from the exons ATGGCCACCAAGGTTTTATCAAGTGTGAAAGAGTTTTTTAATACACTCAG AAATCTTCAAGAAGATGAAAGCAATCACTGTTACACTTATGAG GATGAGATCCAAATATTGAAGAAGGCTGGAGATAGAATTGCCGCTCTGAATTTATTGGACTACGAGGACCAGGAAGTCTTCATTTGTGAAAAAGCC CTTCCTAAATTAAAAGATTCTGATGACGAGTCAACGCTTGCGACATCAATCTGCACAGACGACAATTTGTTAACCGCCCTTCAAATAGAACTGACACCACAGCCTCTCACCATCACAAAAGCAAG gcAGATGCTGTCCTGGTACACGTTATCTCAAAATGTCAACGTTCATGCTGTGGATGATCCTACCCTACGGCCTCTGTGGGTACGATGTGACATGTCGGATCCAGCTCGTACAACCTGGTTTGGAGCTGAAGGTGTCTGTGTGGCCAATAAAATGTCTGGTGTTAAATTATACTCTGTTACATGCAAAG GCCCTGTGAACAAAAGTGCACTCATAACTTTAGACGAGTTGAAACGAGAGCACAAGAAAAGGCACCAACCATCCACG ATGGCAATTAAAGGAAGCGCACAGTTCAACGTGTTTGGCTCCATTGTGGTTGAAGGCACAAAAATTGAATCACAAAGCAGCGTGACAGTGGATTTTAAGTGGAGCCATGTTGAGAGTGTCCTCGAGACACCCCCGCTGTCCTCCACAGCTACACTA AATATTAAAGTTGCCACAGGAGACATGAGGAGCCCCATGTTTGAGATGTTCAGGGAGCTGCAGTTTCTTCAG GTTCTTGCTGATGGTTTAAGAACTGGTGGGGTAGAGTGGTTGGATCCTTTGGAAAGCAAGTCAGCAGTGGATCTGACTACGGAGTACCTTGaag agcTACAGAGACTCACCATGTCACAACAGGCGCAGGGTTCAAAACCACCACAG AAAGACCCTGAAACCGACCCTGCGCTTTTTCACTCTTTCCTGGTGCGAGGTGATTTGGATTTTGTGGAGCAGCTATGGGTTCGCCTGAGAAAGA gTGTTGTGTGCTATCAAGATGTTAAAGACAGCCTCAAATTGGTCATCGAGGCCCTGACTTACGGCTACATCAAGCCGTGG ATTCACAGAGACAATAGCAGCTCTCTCTGCAAGCTCATCCTGCAGTCTTACCACCAGAAGATCGAGCATGTGTCGCTTACAGGCCTCACACCTATCCAAATGTTGTTAGAAATGGGCCTTGACAAGATGAGGAAAGATTACTTCAACTACCTCGTTG GGGAAGAATTGACAACTCCAAACAACTTG AGTTATTACCTGAACACAGAGGTGGATCTCCAGGAGCAGGTTATCCGACTGAGGAAACTGCACCATCTCCTGGAAGTAGTTGTGACCTGCAGAACATTCTTAGATTTGCCCTATGACAGACTCTTCCTCCTTACACA GTTGTGTTTGCAGCACTACAAAACTTCCCCCTATAATGAGGCACATGAGTTCCAACTGCAAATCAAACCGGCATTGATCACTAATTTCTACCAGAG TGAGCATCCAGTTGTGTGGGGAGTGGAAGTGTCCAGTGGGCAAGGGCCTCACATGGTCAAGACATCCTTACAGGTCAGCGACAGACCACTGGTTGACCACGTCAACTTTGAAACCG CAAATGAAACAGTGGGCGACGATAGCACAGAGCCTGTCTGCTTCTCCACCTTGGTGTGCTGCAGCCTTGTCAACTTTGCCTGA
- the lctlb gene encoding lactase-like b isoform X2, giving the protein MWSGCAPGVCHVLVLVLCVSATEDFDWTKNEHGSFYYGTFPAGFSWGAGSSAYQTEGAWDKDGKGLSIWDVFSHKRGKIQQNDTGDSSCEGYYKVKDDVSLMRELKLNHYRFSISWPRLIPTGIKSDHINERGIQYYNDLIDHLLGSKITPIVTLYHWDLPQVLQERYGGWQNISMVNHFNDFANLCFERFGNRVKYWITFSNPWSVAVEGYETGEHAPGLRTRGTGAYRAAHHIIKAHAKVWHTYDTQWRSKQNGLVGISLTADWGEPVDISNQKDIEAAERYVQFSLGWFATPVFHGDYPQVMKDFIGKKSVQQGLGASRLPTFTPQEKSYVKGTCDFLGISHFTTRYITQKNNPPGRSTSSFFMDRDLAELVDPQWPDPGSEWLYSVPWGFRRMLNFVKTQYGNPMIYVTENGVSEKMQCTELCDVWRIQYFKDYINEMLKALRDGVNVKGYTAWSLLDKFEWDEGFSERFGLYYVDFRNKHKPRYPKASVQFYKRIISSNGFPNQREVENWRRKAMETCSSSNQLLAADPLTSHMEMVTEIVVPTVCTLSILLSAIFLMFLLQRRN; this is encoded by the exons ATGTGGTCTGGCTGTGCCCCCGGTGTGTGCCATGTGCTTGTGTTGgtgctgtgtgtgtctgcgaCTGAGGACTTCGACTGGACAAAGAACGAACACGGCTCCTTCTATTATGGCACTTTTCCAGCTG GATTTTCGTGGGGTGCCGGCAGTTCAGCCTATCAAACAGAGGGAGCCTGGGATAAGGATGGAAAAGGCCTGAGCATCTGGGACGTGTTCAGTCACAAAAGGGgcaaaattcaacaaaatgacaCGGGGGATTCCTCCTGTGAGGGTTATTATAAAGTCAAG GATGACGTGTCACTGATGAGAGAGCTCAAACTGAACCACTATCGCTTTTCCATCTCTTGGCCTCGACTCATTCCCACGGGCATCAAGT CTGATCATATCAACGAAAGAGGAATTCAGTACTACAACGATCTGATTGATCACCTGCTGGGCAGCAAGATCACTCCCATTGTAACTTTGTATCACTGGGATCTCCCGCAG GTCTTGCAAGAGCGATATGGCGGATGGCAGAATATAAGCATGGTCAACCATTTCAATGACTTTGCCAACCTGTGCTTTGAAAGATTCGGCAACCGAGTCAAGTATTGGATTACATTCAGCAATCCATGG TCTGTTGCGGTGGAAGGCTATGAAACAGGTGAGCATGCCCCAGGACTGAGGACGAGAGGAACTGGAGCATATCGAGCTGCCCATCACATTATTAAG GCTCATGCCAAAGTTTGGCACACCTACGATACGCAGTGGAGGTCGAAACAAAATG GTCTTGTGGGCATCTCCCTGACAGCAGACTGGGGAGAGCCCGTAGACATCAGCAACCAGAAGGACATCGAAGCAGCCGAGAGATACGTGCAGTTCTCCCTCGGCTGGTTTGCAACGCCCGTCTTTCACGGAGACTACCCTCAAGTGATGAAAGACTTCATTGGCAA GAAGAGTGTCCAGCAGGGTCTCGGGGCATCTCGCCTGCCCACATTCACTCCCCAGGAGAAGAGCTACGTCAAGGGTACTTGTGACTTCCTGGGCATCAGTCACTTCACTACACGCTACATCACCCAGAAGAATAATCCACCGGGCCGCAGCACCAGCAGCTTCTTCATGGACCGTGACTTGGCCGAGCTGGTTGACCCCCAGTGGCCTGACCCTGGTTCGGAGTGGCTTTACTCTGTGCCGTGGGGGTTCCGACGCATGCTCAACTTTGTTAAG acTCAATATGGAAACCCAATGATTTATGTGACCGAGAATGGAGTATCCGAGAAGATGCAATGCACAGAGCTGTGTGATGTCTGGAGGATACAGTACTTTAAAGACTACATCAACGAGATGCTAAAAG CGCTCAGAGATGGCGTGAATGTCAAAGGTTACACCGCCTGGTCCCTGCTGGACAAGTTTGAGTGGGATGAAGGCTTCAGTGAGAGATTTGGATTGTATTACGTGGACTTCAGGAACAAGCACAAGCCTCGCTATCCTAAAGCTTCCGTTCAGTTTTACAAGCGCATCATCAGCTCCAATGGATTTCCCAATCAGAGAGAG GTTGAGAACTGGAGGAGGAAGGCGATGGAGACCTGCTCATCAAGTAACCAGCTCCTGGCTGCAG ACCCGCTGACCAGCCACATGGAGATGGTAACTGAGATTGTTGTTCCGACTGTCTGCACGCTCTCCATTTTACTGAGTGCCATCTTCCTCATGTTCCTGCTCCAGAGGCGCAACTAA